The following are from one region of the Thermofilum sp. genome:
- a CDS encoding metallophosphoesterase has protein sequence MAGLRALAFADVHAPRFLPLLNRSLQKLEVGGVELVLVAGDVVEKGEWRVCSSVEKLLERRAPGVPVVAVFGNEDYEEVREKMREECPGFRWLEDAALPLDLPSGRVVVVGTTGSLDRPTRWQERNVPRVRELYRARLERVEALLKSAGQGVVVLLTHYPPRCRTLEGEDERFWPEMSSRGMREVVERAQPDAVVHGHLHESRVHRDFIGSTPVFNVSLPAVGGAVVLELRRRGLSAFL, from the coding sequence GTGGCGGGGTTGAGGGCTCTGGCTTTCGCCGACGTTCACGCGCCGCGCTTCTTGCCGCTGCTGAACCGGTCTCTCCAAAAGCTGGAGGTGGGGGGCGTGGAGCTCGTCCTCGTCGCTGGGGATGTGGTGGAGAAGGGGGAGTGGAGGGTGTGCAGCAGCGTGGAGAAGCTTCTCGAGAGGCGCGCGCCGGGGGTGCCGGTGGTGGCGGTGTTCGGGAACGAGGACTACGAGGAGGTTCGGGAGAAGATGAGGGAGGAGTGCCCGGGCTTCCGCTGGCTGGAGGACGCTGCACTGCCGCTCGACCTGCCGTCGGGGAGGGTCGTGGTTGTGGGGACGACGGGCTCTCTCGACAGGCCGACGAGGTGGCAGGAGAGGAACGTGCCGAGAGTGAGGGAGCTGTACCGGGCGAGGCTGGAGCGCGTGGAGGCTCTGCTGAAGAGCGCGGGCCAGGGTGTCGTCGTGCTGCTCACGCACTACCCGCCGAGGTGCAGGACGCTGGAGGGGGAGGATGAGCGGTTCTGGCCCGAGATGTCCTCGCGGGGGATGAGGGAGGTTGTGGAGCGCGCTCAGCCGGACGCTGTGGTCCACGGGCACCTGCACGAGAGCAGGGTTCACAGGGACTTTATCGGCTCGACTCCGGTGTTCAACGTTTCCCTGCCCGCGGTCGGCGGAGCGGTGGTGCTGGAGCTGAGGAGGAGGGGGCTCTCAGCCTTCCTCTAG
- a CDS encoding carboxypeptidase-like regulatory domain-containing protein, whose product MSRKYTLLAVALVAALLALASTAAAQPTKFPAESVYFKLEMPDGTAFANQPVIIVVFNETGNCILAHAIGTTNKTGYIWAVIDQPGGVIPQPQYGTYNISVFWQAYGRTFLAYTLRNQPNLNFLNSTLPMNLLWNLTFKAITNIGGTDVNLYFQDPESGREDIAYFEVWLYKKAGAPVFASEGNRYAISKKWFIAPTVEVDIKPTLGPTCYHIEKAWNVTLYKEVSWLISTGPGSYNKILVGRENVTLYTTNYLNPTTWYINITELIPGKPKTSTQITGDPLTTHKYTVVDRAYTFLARVTVQDPCGNTLTGWEWPPINVEFSSPTFGKVRVGKVSPGTGVAPEEGYNGYFWLPNISLFYNEKLTIAAEINGIQVFSTAFNTTSIPSSLSATLPNGQSWTYFTGTVSNGVADIAIRVGVVRAQVRVKDSGITAVQPLEGAIVIIEAPGYDPINTYTDGAGYVALPPYEILGGGSVKDGTPIIVRKGSSPGYLPVPFDFIISNRTYTYTFKVFYALPGTEYFVDVTPDNNKVELIPALGLPADCTLQSFDLIAKVFNVNILVLDLCNRPITSLDDRNASLILTYTPPGGGVTVTFSAGLGRNGTTFLGKVPGGTFTVKLAFKGVLMDPVSGPSPLVVTGNIANVSQATYVFPVGDIVFRVTQWDVKEPLVNISATLTYYKGDARMYVDGPKLTDCSGLVSFTKVPMIVTGNTKVILELRTTSSTHYIRPQDAGLLVGKWDLTSLIAGIKPACSVGPIDVPAWIFSFTLEAVDHAGNILKELPTSNGTAPVIVALNDTAYGTDYNVTLLCVGGPGCLCWPEILVDYRIFNATGFADKPWGNGISEARFKFTSSQFMNSHYPHLFIAGANYSFIVWYGGVMVYNYTFTMPAPSEALDYTKVIPAQVILFNETAKTTKLAKTDSLDYTWILDKDGRIEHPIVRFYSAPAWAGRYSIKVQLVTWVINLDIYTLSKENAGLIPGLNVTLVRSDVVYWKTQLKGDIFLNVTRFSEYSKSGPVSIAWSAVDGNGDGVVTIPVAVWAPTSSGISAVKFGASITNVYVLAGKKYGTPGVPDTPYHSTITNIGTLYGYLVGPYNVTLDGIFTDTSQSLDWYKFYTGKWVGPFRGPKAWIGGAWNLTLWSGAAKVVPTAAMEGFCVLVGGPDLRGKTVPMANQPVTATAIGVTPGATAAIATGATGADGTAPFYPDKGATVSTPIGGKPVFTGKLAFLGITGLKYRLSTRLNFDPILAPYGLKTEDVMDPDTLSRVVSFTLDNNMPGGKCIELTWSGILVTVFDWQGKPLQNMMVAAVLREPTAKALPSVIGFTDADGHVILYVPPGGQRYQLLVYWRDSYLLRKKGVIPREIVIFDTVTDYDTPRLYAPGSGTTLETFVYAALIYLRNAEGAPLSPETLGKITVTIKWPDQVITVHTPESDGRVPIILNKATAKSWPLDASAARSPETDPKDISQAPHGAYLVTVEYAGVGKIAEQSITIIKGRFETPFQTFEVRLDIRDIKISFSSPFGTPLAGATVEITKPGAIKETYTLGPDGAVTLREVLPGTISFTVKDWKGIPVAFSGSAARAPAIAVTVPKIGKLTVKVTGARGQGVDGATVNVDKVGTFTTDASGVVSLELPSGSYSVKASKGGREASATATVADGKETITELKLDIFLTIAGWEMSSGEFLGLLLLLILLVLVIFIVAHEYAAWRRRRLARVIAPAGEQK is encoded by the coding sequence ATGAGTAGGAAATACACCCTATTAGCTGTAGCCCTAGTGGCCGCGCTGCTGGCACTCGCCAGCACCGCAGCTGCGCAGCCAACCAAGTTCCCCGCAGAGAGCGTGTACTTCAAGCTCGAAATGCCCGACGGCACGGCTTTCGCAAACCAGCCTGTCATCATCGTGGTGTTCAACGAGACAGGTAACTGCATTCTCGCGCACGCTATTGGAACTACCAACAAGACTGGCTACATATGGGCGGTCATTGACCAGCCGGGGGGAGTAATCCCCCAACCTCAGTACGGAACTTACAACATCTCAGTCTTCTGGCAGGCTTACGGCAGGACGTTCCTCGCTTACACTCTGAGGAACCAGCCCAACCTTAACTTCCTTAACTCCACTCTACCCATGAATCTCCTGTGGAACCTGACCTTCAAAGCGATAACGAACATTGGTGGCACTGATGTAAACTTATACTTCCAGGATCCCGAGTCTGGTAGGGAGGATATAGCGTACTTCGAAGTCTGGCTCTACAAGAAGGCTGGTGCCCCAGTGTTCGCCAGCGAAGGCAACAGGTATGCCATTTCGAAGAAGTGGTTCATCGCTCCCACGGTGGAGGTTGACATTAAGCCTACTCTCGGGCCTACGTGCTACCACATCGAGAAGGCTTGGAACGTGACGCTGTACAAGGAGGTAAGCTGGCTGATCAGCACCGGCCCCGGGAGCTACAACAAGATCCTCGTAGGCAGGGAGAACGTCACCCTGTACACAACCAACTACCTCAACCCCACAACATGGTACATTAACATCACGGAGCTCATCCCCGGTAAGCCGAAGACGAGTACGCAGATAACCGGCGACCCCTTGACGACCCACAAGTATACTGTTGTAGACCGCGCTTACACGTTCCTGGCGAGAGTCACGGTGCAGGACCCGTGCGGCAACACGCTGACAGGCTGGGAGTGGCCTCCGATCAACGTAGAGTTCTCTTCGCCAACTTTCGGCAAGGTCAGAGTAGGTAAAGTAAGCCCAGGGACGGGCGTAGCGCCAGAAGAGGGATACAACGGTTACTTCTGGCTGCCCAACATCTCCTTGTTCTACAACGAGAAGCTGACTATCGCCGCGGAGATTAACGGCATACAGGTCTTCAGCACCGCGTTCAACACCACTAGTATACCGTCGAGCCTGAGCGCGACGCTGCCAAACGGGCAGTCCTGGACGTACTTCACGGGCACCGTTAGCAATGGGGTTGCTGATATTGCGATCAGGGTTGGCGTGGTCCGCGCGCAGGTTAGAGTGAAGGATAGCGGTATCACGGCGGTTCAGCCTCTCGAGGGCGCGATCGTCATCATAGAGGCTCCGGGCTACGACCCGATCAACACCTACACTGATGGCGCTGGCTACGTGGCGCTGCCACCGTATGAGATCCTCGGCGGTGGCTCTGTTAAGGACGGCACGCCTATAATCGTGAGGAAGGGCAGCAGCCCCGGCTACCTGCCCGTGCCCTTCGACTTCATCATCAGCAACAGGACCTACACGTACACCTTCAAGGTGTTCTACGCGCTACCCGGCACCGAGTACTTCGTCGACGTGACGCCGGACAACAACAAGGTTGAGCTCATCCCCGCTCTCGGCCTGCCCGCCGACTGCACCCTGCAGAGCTTTGACTTGATTGCTAAGGTCTTCAACGTCAACATCCTCGTCTTAGACCTCTGCAACAGGCCGATCACCAGCCTCGACGACCGCAACGCTTCGCTCATCCTCACCTACACTCCGCCCGGCGGCGGGGTGACCGTCACCTTCAGCGCGGGCCTCGGCAGGAACGGCACAACTTTCCTCGGCAAGGTGCCTGGAGGCACCTTCACCGTTAAGCTGGCGTTCAAAGGCGTCTTGATGGACCCCGTTTCCGGCCCGAGCCCGCTGGTCGTCACAGGCAACATCGCTAACGTGAGCCAAGCCACCTACGTGTTCCCGGTCGGCGACATCGTCTTCCGCGTCACGCAGTGGGACGTTAAAGAGCCGCTCGTCAACATCAGCGCGACGCTGACCTACTATAAGGGCGACGCGCGGATGTATGTTGACGGCCCCAAGCTCACCGACTGCAGCGGGCTTGTCAGCTTCACTAAGGTGCCGATGATCGTCACCGGCAACACGAAAGTGATCCTCGAGCTCAGAACAACTAGTAGCACGCACTACATCAGACCGCAGGATGCTGGACTGCTCGTAGGCAAGTGGGATCTCACCTCCCTAATCGCCGGCATCAAGCCCGCCTGCTCCGTCGGCCCGATCGACGTGCCAGCCTGGATCTTCAGCTTCACGCTCGAAGCTGTAGACCACGCTGGCAACATCCTGAAGGAGCTGCCCACCAGTAACGGAACCGCGCCTGTGATCGTCGCGCTCAACGACACTGCCTACGGCACAGACTACAACGTGACTCTCCTCTGCGTCGGAGGACCTGGCTGCCTCTGCTGGCCCGAGATCCTTGTCGACTACCGGATCTTCAACGCGACCGGCTTCGCCGACAAGCCGTGGGGCAACGGGATCAGCGAAGCGAGGTTCAAGTTCACGAGCAGCCAGTTCATGAACAGCCACTACCCGCACCTCTTCATCGCCGGCGCTAACTACAGCTTCATCGTCTGGTACGGCGGCGTCATGGTCTACAACTACACGTTCACCATGCCCGCGCCCAGCGAAGCGCTCGACTACACTAAGGTGATCCCAGCCCAGGTCATCCTCTTCAACGAGACCGCGAAGACCACGAAGCTTGCTAAGACCGATAGCCTCGACTACACCTGGATCCTCGACAAGGATGGGAGGATCGAGCACCCGATCGTCAGGTTCTACAGCGCGCCCGCCTGGGCCGGCAGGTACAGCATCAAGGTGCAGCTCGTCACCTGGGTGATCAACCTTGACATCTACACCCTCAGCAAGGAGAATGCAGGCCTCATCCCAGGCCTCAACGTCACCCTCGTTAGGAGCGACGTCGTTTACTGGAAGACCCAGCTCAAGGGCGACATCTTCCTGAACGTGACGAGGTTCAGCGAGTACAGTAAGAGCGGCCCCGTCAGCATCGCCTGGAGCGCGGTCGACGGCAACGGCGACGGCGTCGTGACGATACCCGTAGCGGTCTGGGCGCCCACCAGCAGCGGCATCTCTGCAGTTAAGTTCGGCGCAAGCATAACCAACGTGTACGTGCTCGCCGGCAAGAAGTACGGCACCCCCGGCGTCCCCGACACGCCGTACCACAGCACTATTACCAACATCGGCACGCTTTACGGCTACCTCGTCGGACCCTACAACGTAACTCTGGACGGCATCTTCACTGATACGAGCCAGAGCCTCGACTGGTACAAGTTCTACACTGGGAAGTGGGTCGGCCCGTTCCGCGGGCCGAAGGCCTGGATCGGCGGGGCGTGGAACTTAACGCTGTGGAGCGGTGCAGCCAAGGTAGTCCCCACGGCGGCGATGGAGGGCTTCTGCGTCCTTGTGGGCGGCCCCGACCTCCGCGGCAAGACTGTCCCGATGGCTAACCAGCCCGTGACCGCCACCGCTATCGGCGTGACTCCTGGAGCTACTGCAGCGATAGCTACGGGTGCCACGGGAGCTGACGGCACAGCGCCCTTCTACCCCGACAAGGGCGCGACGGTGAGCACTCCGATCGGCGGCAAGCCCGTTTTCACGGGCAAGCTCGCGTTCCTCGGCATCACAGGCCTTAAGTATAGGCTGTCCACGAGGCTGAACTTCGACCCGATCCTCGCGCCCTACGGTTTGAAGACCGAGGACGTGATGGACCCCGACACGCTATCCAGAGTGGTCAGCTTCACTCTCGATAACAACATGCCTGGCGGCAAGTGCATCGAGCTCACGTGGAGCGGGATCCTCGTAACCGTGTTCGACTGGCAGGGCAAGCCGCTGCAGAACATGATGGTTGCTGCAGTGCTCAGGGAGCCCACGGCGAAGGCGCTGCCCAGCGTGATCGGCTTCACTGATGCTGACGGGCACGTGATCCTCTACGTGCCGCCCGGCGGGCAGAGGTACCAGCTGCTCGTCTACTGGCGTGACAGCTACCTGCTGAGGAAGAAGGGTGTCATACCGAGGGAGATCGTGATCTTCGACACCGTGACCGACTACGATACCCCGAGGCTCTACGCGCCCGGCAGCGGGACCACGCTCGAGACCTTCGTCTACGCTGCGCTCATCTACTTGAGGAACGCTGAGGGAGCCCCGCTATCCCCCGAGACGCTTGGGAAGATCACCGTGACTATCAAGTGGCCTGACCAGGTCATCACCGTGCACACACCTGAGAGCGACGGCAGAGTGCCCATCATCCTGAACAAGGCTACCGCGAAGAGCTGGCCGCTGGACGCCAGCGCTGCAAGGAGCCCCGAGACCGACCCGAAGGACATCAGCCAGGCACCGCACGGCGCCTACCTCGTGACTGTCGAGTACGCCGGCGTGGGTAAGATCGCGGAGCAGAGCATCACGATCATCAAGGGCAGGTTCGAGACACCGTTCCAGACCTTCGAGGTGCGCCTCGACATCCGCGACATCAAGATCAGCTTCTCGTCACCCTTCGGCACGCCGCTCGCCGGCGCGACCGTCGAGATAACTAAGCCCGGCGCCATCAAGGAGACGTACACACTCGGCCCCGACGGCGCTGTAACCCTGAGGGAGGTGCTGCCCGGCACCATCAGCTTCACTGTTAAGGACTGGAAGGGCATCCCCGTCGCTTTCAGCGGTAGTGCGGCTCGCGCTCCCGCGATCGCAGTCACCGTACCCAAGATCGGCAAGCTGACGGTTAAGGTCACTGGCGCCAGGGGCCAGGGCGTCGACGGAGCCACCGTGAACGTCGACAAGGTTGGCACCTTCACCACCGACGCTAGCGGCGTCGTCAGCCTCGAGCTGCCCAGCGGCAGCTACTCCGTAAAGGCGAGCAAGGGCGGCAGAGAGGCGAGCGCCACCGCGACGGTAGCTGACGGCAAGGAGACCATCACCGAGCTCAAGCTCGACATCTTCCTCACGATCGCCGGCTGGGAGATGAGCAGCGGCGAGTTCCTCGGACTGCTGCTGCTCCTCATCCTGCTCGTCCTCGTCATCTTCATCGTCGCCCACGAGTACGCCGCCTGGAGGCGCCGCCGCCTCGCTCGCGTCATCGCTCCTGCAGGAGAGCAGAAGTAA